Proteins from a genomic interval of Phlebotomus papatasi isolate M1 chromosome 3, Ppap_2.1, whole genome shotgun sequence:
- the LOC129805172 gene encoding uncharacterized protein LOC129805172, with translation MKSSLCEDKEDILRISSLVVLIVGGLLNIIVFLGIVRVPLRGLCRFFFLTEPLSWCVYQVFFLLSLGTFCFVLQLVLCDLISLLCYPLKEWLLAGFCGVVNGLEILAGTATMYIIIAVNFHAVSTHNLAVCQHLRELKRRHDHAEQTTVHVPTDCNNDESAGNEVKVRRTLTIDYQLNRMKRRIQTILPSISIWIFATSMALPHVLYTESPINSCCSLSLHISHLETLPFVAMIVFQLAIPILCFICGIFLLGVKLITFQLDLKMCKLAEDVKEILVFALILTLSFVLITLLGYSLKFLAGLEVPTSTYAKFLNITHSFMPTIRPFIYLTTLKHLRKSIMMFFIQ, from the coding sequence ATGAAATCATCTCTGTGCGAAGACAAAGAGGATATTCTCCGTATTTCTTCTTTGGTTGTTCTTATTGTGGGTGGTTTGTTGAATATTATTGTATTTCTGGGGATTGTACGAGTTCCATTGCGTGGTTtgtgcagatttttttttcttacagaaCCTCTTTCTTGGTGTGTTTATCAAGTGTTTTTTCTTCTATCTTTAGGTACCTTTTGTTTCGTCTTGCAACTTGTTCTGTGTGATTTGATATCACTTTTGTGTTATCCACTGAAAGAGTGGCTTTTGGCGGGATTCTGCGGTGTTGTGAATGGATTGGAAATTTTGGCGGGAACGGCAACTATGTATATTATTATAGCAGTGAATTTTCATGCAGTTTCAACGCACAATCTAGCAGTTTGTCAGCATTTGAGGGAATTGAAGCGAAGACATGACCATGCTGAACAAACAACGGTTCATGTCCCAACTGACTGCAATAATGACGAAAGCGCGGGAAATGAAGTAAAAGTTAGGCGTACTCTCACAATTGACTATCAATTGAATCGCATGAAAAGAAGAATTCAAACAATTTTACCAtcaatttccatttggattttTGCGACATCAATGGCACTACCGCATGTCCTTTACACAGAAAGCCCAATCAATTCCTGTTGCTCTCTCAGCCTGCACATTTCCCATCTCGAAACTCTCCCATTTGTCGCGATGATTGTCTTTCAACTTGCAATACCCATTCTGTGCTTCATTTGTGGGATTTTTCTTCTGGGTGTCAAGCTCATAACTTTTCAATTAGATCTCAAGATGTGCAAATTGGCAGAAGATGTCAAGGAGATTCTTGTATTTGCCCTTATTCTCACACTTTCCTTCGTCCTGATCACCCTCCTTGGTTATTCTCTGAAATTCTTGGCAGGATTGGAAGTTCCAACCTCCACATATGCCAAATTCCTCAACATTACCCATTCTTTCATGCCGACCATTCGGCCCTTCATCTACTTGACCACTTTaaagcacttgagaaaaagtATTATGATGTTCTTCATTCAATAA